TGTTCTAGCAGCGGTTTGTTGCCCAATGGAAGCATTGGTTTTGGCATAAAGAACGTATATGGCTGGAGCCTTGTGCCCAAACCACCAGCAAGTATCACTGCTTTCATATACAAACTAAAGATGCTGAGTATTTAAAATATAATCGTCGTATCTTCTTCTCCTATGAAAAATTATTGTGACGTTTTGTACAGATTCAATACTGAAACAACGTTCGTACATACTCTACACGGGTCTTTTCCAAAAAGCAGGATCATAGGCTCCTTGCCCCAGTCACCTGTGTGGTATATAACGTCTGGCACATTGTTAATTTTTGACACCGCTTGCTCTATGCCCCACTTGACGGTCATATTTTCCTTCGCCTTCACTTCGTCTGGTTCCTTTCTCCTATCGTAGCTGGATACCTGCCATCCCAAATTCTTGCAGATTTCGATTATCCTTTCATCATACTTTATGTTAATCGCAGATCGTATGGATTTATTGTAATTCATGATTGCCAACACTGCAGATGCGACATGTAGTGATGCGCCGAAACCAACGTTGCCTGCTGCCTTTGCTTTCTTACCTATCTTTACTATCCTTCCGAATACTCCTGCTACATCTTCTATAGATTCAGCATTCGTTTTAGCATACACCATGTTCGTCTGTGATTCTGGTATGAGCACACCAAAATCGTCTGTATCCTCAATAAAATGTACTGCTCTTTGCAATGAGGCAAGAAATGTATTTGACGGTGCCAAATGTTCGAAATTAGGAACGCGCATTCCCTCACCTATCTTCAACGCGTTTCTTATCGCATTGTTGACAAAGTTATTTGCCTTCCTCGTAGCATCAACTACGCTCCTTCCCTTTGCGATCTCTGCTGTTAGCGCAGCAGAAAAAGAACAGCCGGTACCATGCAAACTTTTACGCATAATCCTCTCATTTGTAAACTCGAAGAATTCTCCTTTACAGTAAAGTACATCAATGGAATGTTTACCATACATATGCCCACCCTTTATTACAACATTTTCTGCACCGAGCGCAGTAATTTTTCTTACCGCCTCTTTAACTTCATCAATATTTCGTATTTTCATGTTAACGAGTTTTTCTGCTTCCAGAGCATTGGGTGTTATAACATCTGCCATAGGCACAAGTTTCTTTACAAAAGTTGTATATGCGTCATTTCTTAACAACATAATACCAGTGCCTGATCTTAATATTGGATCCAATACAATAGGAATCTTTGCATCTTTTAATGAACTTGCTACCGTATTTATAAGCTCTCTACTATAGACCATCCCTATCTTTATTGCATCTACATCTATGTCATTCAATACAGCAGTGATCTGTGCTTTTACCATGCTAGGCTCTACTGCCATGATCCTACTAACGCCTCTTGTATTCTGGGCCGTCAGAGCTGTAATTACACTTGTTCCATAGACATGTAGAGCTGAAAATACTTTCAGATCAGCCTGTATGCCAGCACCAGAACTTGTATCTGAACCTGCTATAGTTAGTGCCTTTGCCATTACTGATCAAAAGAACTCCAATAATGCTATTTGTAGTTATCACCAAGTTTGCACCAAAATAACCATGTATACGCAATGCATGCATTTTTATATTTTATCGATTCTACTATTACAGGTGATTGAATGGGCACACAGATGAGCAACGCAAGAAGAGGAGTGCTTACAGAAGAGATGAAGAGGGTATCGAAGGACGAGGATATGGAACCTGATATACTTTTGCAAAGAATAGCAAATGGTTCTGTTATAATTCCAAAGAATACTGCAAGAAAGCAGGAGATTAAAGTGGTGGGCATTGGTAAGGGTCTTACT
This sequence is a window from Nitrososphaerales archaeon. Protein-coding genes within it:
- the thiD gene encoding bifunctional hydroxymethylpyrimidine kinase/phosphomethylpyrimidine kinase; the protein is MAKALTIAGSDTSSGAGIQADLKVFSALHVYGTSVITALTAQNTRGVSRIMAVEPSMVKAQITAVLNDIDVDAIKIGMVYSRELINTVASSLKDAKIPIVLDPILRSGTGIMLLRNDAYTTFVKKLVPMADVITPNALEAEKLVNMKIRNIDEVKEAVRKITALGAENVVIKGGHMYGKHSIDVLYCKGEFFEFTNERIMRKSLHGTGCSFSAALTAEIAKGRSVVDATRKANNFVNNAIRNALKIGEGMRVPNFEHLAPSNTFLASLQRAVHFIEDTDDFGVLIPESQTNMVYAKTNAESIEDVAGVFGRIVKIGKKAKAAGNVGFGASLHVASAVLAIMNYNKSIRSAINIKYDERIIEICKNLGWQVSSYDRRKEPDEVKAKENMTVKWGIEQAVSKINNVPDVIYHTGDWGKEPMILLFGKDPCRVCTNVVSVLNLYKTSQ